From Quercus lobata isolate SW786 chromosome 1, ValleyOak3.0 Primary Assembly, whole genome shotgun sequence, one genomic window encodes:
- the LOC115965322 gene encoding uncharacterized protein LOC115965322 isoform X6, which yields MLTVTLNWKMSSKSKKDSLRTGTWPSRLLLPLLHLILTLGRELKFHIEGRVITIFYFNNLVMDDMSCEPSCDDAVRGCGESHIDEKIACLIGLQIRSPFYQVETGLMALLKNCLELEAGNSTSILSGYVDHFHSIESEDVGWGCGWRNIQMLSSHLLMRRQEAREVLFGGSGFVPDIASLQRWLEIAWERGFDALGSEHFNRKIYGSRNWIGATECAALFRSFGLRARIVDFGPKELESLCLSVPGSSLGAQVSKINDRGKRKVVQVYGPMDKYILGRHYDTPLAGSRGDENSRYSSMQLGNNLGGGSGDNVLNKCARKNKGSEVLVHWVWNYFSDESLSKSGHHRVAVSEKPPLYFQHDGHSRTVVGVQVKHQQNGTQQFSFLILDPAHRTAALKTSLKENDGWQKLIKRGFHTLKKPQYQLCYIDPGIASEGEMELLKRIDSIFLEF from the exons ATGCTAACAGTCACTTTGAATTGGAAGATGAGcagcaaaagcaaaaaagaCTCGCTACGGACAGGGACTTGGCCCAGCAGATTGCTCTTGCCCCTTCTTCACCTCATTCTCACTCT GGGGAGAGAGTTGAAGTTTCACATCGAGGGAAGagtaattactattttttactTT AATAATCTAGTGATGGATGACATGTCATGTGAGCCGAGCTGTGATGATGCCGTTAGGGGTTGTGGAGAATCACATATTGATGAAAAGATTGCTTGCTTGATTGGTTTGCAGATTAGGAGCCCTTTTTACCAAGTTGAAACTGGTTTGATGGCTTTGTTGAAAAACTGTTTGGAATTAGAAGCAGGAAATTCGACAAGTATTTTGTCAGGTTATGTCGATCATTTTCATAGCATTGAATCTGAGGATGTTGGGTGGGGTTGTGGGTGGCGTAACATTCAAATGCTTAGCTCTCACTTGCTTATGCGAAGACAAGAAGCAAGAGAGGTTTTGTTTGGTGGTTCAGGATTTGTTCCCGATATAGCATCGCTTCAGAGATGGCTTGAGATTGCTTGGGAAAGGGGTTTTGATGCACTTGGCTCTGAACATTTCAATCGCAAAATTTATGGTTCAAGAAATTGGATTGGAGCTACTGAATGTGCTGCTCTATTCCGTTCTTTTGGGCTTCGCGCAAGAATAGTCGATTTTGGTCCAAAAGAACTTGAATCGCTTTGTCTTTCTGTTCCTGGTTCAAGTCTTGGGGCACAggtatcaaaaataaatgacaGAGGCAAGAGGAAAGTAGTTCAGGTTTACGGACCGATGGATAAATACATTCTTGGGAGGCATTATGATACTCCCCTAGCAGGTTCCAGAGGGGATGAAAATTCTAGATATTCTAGTATGCAGCTTGGTAATAATTTAGGAGGTGGAAGTGGTGATAATGTTCTGAATAAATGTGCCAGAAAAAACAAGGGTTCGGAAGTTCTTGTTCATTGGGTGTGGAATTACTTTTCTGATGAGAGCTTAAGCAAATCTGGCCACCATCGTGTTGCTGTCAGTGAGAAACC ACCCTTGTATTTCCAACACGATGGACATTCAAGAACAGTTGTTGGAGTTCAAGTTAAACATCAACAGAATGGGACGCAGCAATTcagtttcttaattttggacCCTGCTCAT AGAACAGCAGCTCTAAAAACATCTCTTAAAGAGAATGATGGGTGGCAAAAGCTTATAAAAAGAGGGTTTCACACACTGAAGAAGCCACAATACCAG TTGTGTTACATTGATCCTGGAATTGCCAGTGAGGGGGAGATGGAGCTGCTCAAGAGAATAGATAGTATCTTTCTTGAATTCTAA
- the LOC115991968 gene encoding uncharacterized protein LOC115991968: MADLVFNFEIHHGGQFVWNPDLVYLEGSTSFVDNVDPDRLSYFEIQDICCDVGALSTSRYHYLIPGGNLEQGLMLINEDDDVVYMCEIHAAWPTDKITLYVEGGEEPPTVEQPFGNEEVANDDDDVHEVGESDDDVHEVGESDDDVHEVHEGGNMDAEEGDIDWLEEGFEGPNFDDDVFGNVDDGPSTHAAPHRPSEGDDGPSIHEDIYMYNMESLIGSDDDQPAPVAKEPEFNVQTDMRKEALREYAIKKPVNIKFKLNEKKKISVYCINECGWRCYASQLPEELIFQIKTFNPECTCPRFFKHSQVTSTYVAKKFMQEFDKNPNWKVAGVQHHVKQALEVDISYSQVYRAKRKATDLVTGDEQLQYGKLRDYAEMIRLTDKGSRVILQTEMEDENAQPKFKRMYIRYNAQKLGFLGGCRPIIGLDGCHLKGRFGGQILSAIARDANDNIFPVAFVVVE; the protein is encoded by the exons ATGGCTGACTTAGTATTCAATTTTGAGATTCATCATGGTGGACAATTTGTGTGGAACCCAGATTTGGTATATTTAGAAGGTAGTACTTCTTTTGTTGATAATGTTGACCCAGATAgacttagttattttgaaatacAGGATATTTGTTGTGATGTGGGGGCACTTAGTACAAGTAGATATCATTATCTTATTCCTGGAGGTAATTTGGAGCAAGGGTTAATGCTTAtaaatgaagatgatgatgttgTTTATATGTGTGAGATCCATGCTGCATGGCCTACAGATAAGATAACACTATATGTTGAGGGTGGTGAGGAGCCACCTACTGTTGAACAACCATTTGGTAATGAGGAAGTagcaaatgatgatgatgatgtgcatGAGGTGGGTGAGAGTGATGATGATGTGCATGAGGTGGGTGAGAGTGATGATGATGTACATGAGGTGCATGAGGGAGGTAATATGGATGCTGAAGAAGGTGATATTGATTGGTTAGAGGAAGGGTTTGAGGGGCCaaattttgatgatgatgtttTTGGAAATGTAGATGATGGGCCATCTACACATGCAGCCCCACATAGGCCCTCTGAAGGAGATGATGGGCCATCTATCCATGAGGATATATACATGT ATAACATGGAAAGTCTAATAGGGTCTGATGATGATCAGCCAGCACCAGTTGCAAAAGAACCTGAGTTTAATGTCCAAACTGACATGAGAAA GGAGGCATTGAGGGAATATGCGATAAAGAAGCCAGTAAATATCAAGTTCAAGctgaatgagaagaagaagatatcaGTTTATTGTATCAATGAATGTGGATGGAGGTGTTATGCATCTCAACTACCTGAAGAGTTGATATtccaaataaaaacattcaatcCGGAGTGCACTTGCCCTAGATTCTTCAAACACAGCCAAGTGACTTCAACTTATGTTGCAAAGAAGTTTATGCAGGAGTTTGACAAAAACCCCAATTGGAAAGTGGCTGGTGTTCAACATCATGTGAAGCAAGCACTTGAAGTTGACATAAGTTACAGTCAAGTGTATAGGGCAAAAAGGAAAGCTACTGACTTGGTTACTGGGGATGAACAGCTGCAATATGGGAAACTTAGGGATTATGCAGAGATGATAAGATTGACTGATAAAGGAAGTAGAGTTATTTTGCAAACTGAAATGGAAGATGAAAATGCACAGCCGAAATTTAAGAGAATGTATATTAGGTATAATGCACAAAAACTTGGGTTTTTGGGAGGTTGTAGACCAATTATTGGTTTAGATGGGTGCCACTTGAAAGGCAGATTTGGGGGGCAAATACTTTCTGCCATAGCTAGAGATGCaaatgacaatatttttccagttgcatttgttgttgttgagtaA
- the LOC115965322 gene encoding uncharacterized protein LOC115965322 isoform X1 yields the protein MLTVTLNWKMSSKSKKDSLRTGTWPSRLLLPLLHLILTLGRELKFHIEGRVITIFYFVSSLWTIPLLNNLVMDDMSCEPSCDDAVRGCGESHIDEKIACLIGLQIRSPFYQVETGLMALLKNCLELEAGNSTSILSGYVDHFHSIESEDVGWGCGWRNIQMLSSHLLMRRQEAREVLFGGSGFVPDIASLQRWLEIAWERGFDALGSEHFNRKIYGSRNWIGATECAALFRSFGLRARIVDFGPKELESLCLSVPGSSLGAQVSKINDRGKRKVVQVYGPMDKYILGRHYDTPLAGSRGDENSRYSSMQLGNNLGGGSGDNVLNKCARKNKGSEVLVHWVWNYFSDESLSKSGHHRVAVSEKPPLYFQHDGHSRTVVGVQVKHQQNGTQQFSFLILDPAHRTAALKTSLKENDGWQKLIKRGFHTLKKPQYQLCYIDPGIASEGEMELLKRIDSIFLEF from the exons ATGCTAACAGTCACTTTGAATTGGAAGATGAGcagcaaaagcaaaaaagaCTCGCTACGGACAGGGACTTGGCCCAGCAGATTGCTCTTGCCCCTTCTTCACCTCATTCTCACTCT GGGGAGAGAGTTGAAGTTTCACATCGAGGGAAGagtaattactattttttactTTGTAAGTTCTCTATGGACAATACCACTCTTG AATAATCTAGTGATGGATGACATGTCATGTGAGCCGAGCTGTGATGATGCCGTTAGGGGTTGTGGAGAATCACATATTGATGAAAAGATTGCTTGCTTGATTGGTTTGCAGATTAGGAGCCCTTTTTACCAAGTTGAAACTGGTTTGATGGCTTTGTTGAAAAACTGTTTGGAATTAGAAGCAGGAAATTCGACAAGTATTTTGTCAGGTTATGTCGATCATTTTCATAGCATTGAATCTGAGGATGTTGGGTGGGGTTGTGGGTGGCGTAACATTCAAATGCTTAGCTCTCACTTGCTTATGCGAAGACAAGAAGCAAGAGAGGTTTTGTTTGGTGGTTCAGGATTTGTTCCCGATATAGCATCGCTTCAGAGATGGCTTGAGATTGCTTGGGAAAGGGGTTTTGATGCACTTGGCTCTGAACATTTCAATCGCAAAATTTATGGTTCAAGAAATTGGATTGGAGCTACTGAATGTGCTGCTCTATTCCGTTCTTTTGGGCTTCGCGCAAGAATAGTCGATTTTGGTCCAAAAGAACTTGAATCGCTTTGTCTTTCTGTTCCTGGTTCAAGTCTTGGGGCACAggtatcaaaaataaatgacaGAGGCAAGAGGAAAGTAGTTCAGGTTTACGGACCGATGGATAAATACATTCTTGGGAGGCATTATGATACTCCCCTAGCAGGTTCCAGAGGGGATGAAAATTCTAGATATTCTAGTATGCAGCTTGGTAATAATTTAGGAGGTGGAAGTGGTGATAATGTTCTGAATAAATGTGCCAGAAAAAACAAGGGTTCGGAAGTTCTTGTTCATTGGGTGTGGAATTACTTTTCTGATGAGAGCTTAAGCAAATCTGGCCACCATCGTGTTGCTGTCAGTGAGAAACC ACCCTTGTATTTCCAACACGATGGACATTCAAGAACAGTTGTTGGAGTTCAAGTTAAACATCAACAGAATGGGACGCAGCAATTcagtttcttaattttggacCCTGCTCAT AGAACAGCAGCTCTAAAAACATCTCTTAAAGAGAATGATGGGTGGCAAAAGCTTATAAAAAGAGGGTTTCACACACTGAAGAAGCCACAATACCAG TTGTGTTACATTGATCCTGGAATTGCCAGTGAGGGGGAGATGGAGCTGCTCAAGAGAATAGATAGTATCTTTCTTGAATTCTAA
- the LOC115965322 gene encoding uncharacterized protein LOC115965322 isoform X10, producing the protein MTAPCPFCDVTVPWAELERHANSHFELEDEQQKQKRLATDRDLAQQIALAPSSPHSHSNNLVMDDMSCEPSCDDAVRGCGESHIDEKIACLIGLQIRSPFYQVETGLMALLKNCLELEAGNSTSILSGYVDHFHSIESEDVGWGCGWRNIQMLSSHLLMRRQEAREVLFGGSGFVPDIASLQRWLEIAWERGFDALGSEHFNRKIYGSRNWIGATECAALFRSFGLRARIVDFGPKELESLCLSVPGSSLGAQVSKINDRGKRKVVQVYGPMDKYILGRHYDTPLAGSRGDENSRYSSMQLGNNLGGGSGDNVLNKCARKNKGSEVLVHWVWNYFSDESLSKSGHHRVAVSEKPPLYFQHDGHSRTVVGVQVKHQQNGTQQFSFLILDPAHRTAALKTSLKENDGWQKLIKRGFHTLKKPQYQLCYIDPGIASEGEMELLKRIDSIFLEF; encoded by the exons ATGACAGCTCCGTGCCCCTTTTGTGATGTAACGGTTCCGTGGGCAGAACTGGAAAg GCATGCTAACAGTCACTTTGAATTGGAAGATGAGcagcaaaagcaaaaaagaCTCGCTACGGACAGGGACTTGGCCCAGCAGATTGCTCTTGCCCCTTCTTCACCTCATTCTCACTCT AATAATCTAGTGATGGATGACATGTCATGTGAGCCGAGCTGTGATGATGCCGTTAGGGGTTGTGGAGAATCACATATTGATGAAAAGATTGCTTGCTTGATTGGTTTGCAGATTAGGAGCCCTTTTTACCAAGTTGAAACTGGTTTGATGGCTTTGTTGAAAAACTGTTTGGAATTAGAAGCAGGAAATTCGACAAGTATTTTGTCAGGTTATGTCGATCATTTTCATAGCATTGAATCTGAGGATGTTGGGTGGGGTTGTGGGTGGCGTAACATTCAAATGCTTAGCTCTCACTTGCTTATGCGAAGACAAGAAGCAAGAGAGGTTTTGTTTGGTGGTTCAGGATTTGTTCCCGATATAGCATCGCTTCAGAGATGGCTTGAGATTGCTTGGGAAAGGGGTTTTGATGCACTTGGCTCTGAACATTTCAATCGCAAAATTTATGGTTCAAGAAATTGGATTGGAGCTACTGAATGTGCTGCTCTATTCCGTTCTTTTGGGCTTCGCGCAAGAATAGTCGATTTTGGTCCAAAAGAACTTGAATCGCTTTGTCTTTCTGTTCCTGGTTCAAGTCTTGGGGCACAggtatcaaaaataaatgacaGAGGCAAGAGGAAAGTAGTTCAGGTTTACGGACCGATGGATAAATACATTCTTGGGAGGCATTATGATACTCCCCTAGCAGGTTCCAGAGGGGATGAAAATTCTAGATATTCTAGTATGCAGCTTGGTAATAATTTAGGAGGTGGAAGTGGTGATAATGTTCTGAATAAATGTGCCAGAAAAAACAAGGGTTCGGAAGTTCTTGTTCATTGGGTGTGGAATTACTTTTCTGATGAGAGCTTAAGCAAATCTGGCCACCATCGTGTTGCTGTCAGTGAGAAACC ACCCTTGTATTTCCAACACGATGGACATTCAAGAACAGTTGTTGGAGTTCAAGTTAAACATCAACAGAATGGGACGCAGCAATTcagtttcttaattttggacCCTGCTCAT AGAACAGCAGCTCTAAAAACATCTCTTAAAGAGAATGATGGGTGGCAAAAGCTTATAAAAAGAGGGTTTCACACACTGAAGAAGCCACAATACCAG TTGTGTTACATTGATCCTGGAATTGCCAGTGAGGGGGAGATGGAGCTGCTCAAGAGAATAGATAGTATCTTTCTTGAATTCTAA
- the LOC115965322 gene encoding uncharacterized protein LOC115965322 isoform X5 produces the protein MSSKSKKDSLRTGTWPSRLLLPLLHLILTLGRELKFHIEGRVITIFYFVSSLWTIPLLNNLVMDDMSCEPSCDDAVRGCGESHIDEKIACLIGLQIRSPFYQVETGLMALLKNCLELEAGNSTSILSGYVDHFHSIESEDVGWGCGWRNIQMLSSHLLMRRQEAREVLFGGSGFVPDIASLQRWLEIAWERGFDALGSEHFNRKIYGSRNWIGATECAALFRSFGLRARIVDFGPKELESLCLSVPGSSLGAQVSKINDRGKRKVVQVYGPMDKYILGRHYDTPLAGSRGDENSRYSSMQLGNNLGGGSGDNVLNKCARKNKGSEVLVHWVWNYFSDESLSKSGHHRVAVSEKPPLYFQHDGHSRTVVGVQVKHQQNGTQQFSFLILDPAHRTAALKTSLKENDGWQKLIKRGFHTLKKPQYQLCYIDPGIASEGEMELLKRIDSIFLEF, from the exons ATGAGcagcaaaagcaaaaaagaCTCGCTACGGACAGGGACTTGGCCCAGCAGATTGCTCTTGCCCCTTCTTCACCTCATTCTCACTCT GGGGAGAGAGTTGAAGTTTCACATCGAGGGAAGagtaattactattttttactTTGTAAGTTCTCTATGGACAATACCACTCTTG AATAATCTAGTGATGGATGACATGTCATGTGAGCCGAGCTGTGATGATGCCGTTAGGGGTTGTGGAGAATCACATATTGATGAAAAGATTGCTTGCTTGATTGGTTTGCAGATTAGGAGCCCTTTTTACCAAGTTGAAACTGGTTTGATGGCTTTGTTGAAAAACTGTTTGGAATTAGAAGCAGGAAATTCGACAAGTATTTTGTCAGGTTATGTCGATCATTTTCATAGCATTGAATCTGAGGATGTTGGGTGGGGTTGTGGGTGGCGTAACATTCAAATGCTTAGCTCTCACTTGCTTATGCGAAGACAAGAAGCAAGAGAGGTTTTGTTTGGTGGTTCAGGATTTGTTCCCGATATAGCATCGCTTCAGAGATGGCTTGAGATTGCTTGGGAAAGGGGTTTTGATGCACTTGGCTCTGAACATTTCAATCGCAAAATTTATGGTTCAAGAAATTGGATTGGAGCTACTGAATGTGCTGCTCTATTCCGTTCTTTTGGGCTTCGCGCAAGAATAGTCGATTTTGGTCCAAAAGAACTTGAATCGCTTTGTCTTTCTGTTCCTGGTTCAAGTCTTGGGGCACAggtatcaaaaataaatgacaGAGGCAAGAGGAAAGTAGTTCAGGTTTACGGACCGATGGATAAATACATTCTTGGGAGGCATTATGATACTCCCCTAGCAGGTTCCAGAGGGGATGAAAATTCTAGATATTCTAGTATGCAGCTTGGTAATAATTTAGGAGGTGGAAGTGGTGATAATGTTCTGAATAAATGTGCCAGAAAAAACAAGGGTTCGGAAGTTCTTGTTCATTGGGTGTGGAATTACTTTTCTGATGAGAGCTTAAGCAAATCTGGCCACCATCGTGTTGCTGTCAGTGAGAAACC ACCCTTGTATTTCCAACACGATGGACATTCAAGAACAGTTGTTGGAGTTCAAGTTAAACATCAACAGAATGGGACGCAGCAATTcagtttcttaattttggacCCTGCTCAT AGAACAGCAGCTCTAAAAACATCTCTTAAAGAGAATGATGGGTGGCAAAAGCTTATAAAAAGAGGGTTTCACACACTGAAGAAGCCACAATACCAG TTGTGTTACATTGATCCTGGAATTGCCAGTGAGGGGGAGATGGAGCTGCTCAAGAGAATAGATAGTATCTTTCTTGAATTCTAA
- the LOC115965322 gene encoding uncharacterized protein LOC115965322 isoform X8, whose translation MLTVTLNWKMSSKSKKDSLRTGTWPSRLLLPLLHLILTLGRELKFHIEGRVITIFYFVSSLWTIPLLNNLVMDDMSCEPSCDDAVRGCGESHIDEKIACLIGLQIRSPFYQVETGLMALLKNCLELEAGNSTSILSGYVDHFHSIESEDVGWGCGWRNIQMLSSHLLMRRQEAREVLFGGSGFVPDIASLQRWLEIAWERGFDALGSEHFNRKIYGSRNWIGATECAALFRSFGLRARIVDFGPKELESLCLSVPGSSLGAQVSKINDRGKRKVVQVYGPMDKYILGRHYDTPLAGSRGDENSRYSSMQLGNNLGGGSGDNVLNKCARKNKGSEVLVHWVWNYFSDESLSKSGHHRVAVSEKPPLYFQHDGHSRTVVGVQVKHQQNGTQQFSFLILDPAHLCYIDPGIASEGEMELLKRIDSIFLEF comes from the exons ATGCTAACAGTCACTTTGAATTGGAAGATGAGcagcaaaagcaaaaaagaCTCGCTACGGACAGGGACTTGGCCCAGCAGATTGCTCTTGCCCCTTCTTCACCTCATTCTCACTCT GGGGAGAGAGTTGAAGTTTCACATCGAGGGAAGagtaattactattttttactTTGTAAGTTCTCTATGGACAATACCACTCTTG AATAATCTAGTGATGGATGACATGTCATGTGAGCCGAGCTGTGATGATGCCGTTAGGGGTTGTGGAGAATCACATATTGATGAAAAGATTGCTTGCTTGATTGGTTTGCAGATTAGGAGCCCTTTTTACCAAGTTGAAACTGGTTTGATGGCTTTGTTGAAAAACTGTTTGGAATTAGAAGCAGGAAATTCGACAAGTATTTTGTCAGGTTATGTCGATCATTTTCATAGCATTGAATCTGAGGATGTTGGGTGGGGTTGTGGGTGGCGTAACATTCAAATGCTTAGCTCTCACTTGCTTATGCGAAGACAAGAAGCAAGAGAGGTTTTGTTTGGTGGTTCAGGATTTGTTCCCGATATAGCATCGCTTCAGAGATGGCTTGAGATTGCTTGGGAAAGGGGTTTTGATGCACTTGGCTCTGAACATTTCAATCGCAAAATTTATGGTTCAAGAAATTGGATTGGAGCTACTGAATGTGCTGCTCTATTCCGTTCTTTTGGGCTTCGCGCAAGAATAGTCGATTTTGGTCCAAAAGAACTTGAATCGCTTTGTCTTTCTGTTCCTGGTTCAAGTCTTGGGGCACAggtatcaaaaataaatgacaGAGGCAAGAGGAAAGTAGTTCAGGTTTACGGACCGATGGATAAATACATTCTTGGGAGGCATTATGATACTCCCCTAGCAGGTTCCAGAGGGGATGAAAATTCTAGATATTCTAGTATGCAGCTTGGTAATAATTTAGGAGGTGGAAGTGGTGATAATGTTCTGAATAAATGTGCCAGAAAAAACAAGGGTTCGGAAGTTCTTGTTCATTGGGTGTGGAATTACTTTTCTGATGAGAGCTTAAGCAAATCTGGCCACCATCGTGTTGCTGTCAGTGAGAAACC ACCCTTGTATTTCCAACACGATGGACATTCAAGAACAGTTGTTGGAGTTCAAGTTAAACATCAACAGAATGGGACGCAGCAATTcagtttcttaattttggacCCTGCTCAT TTGTGTTACATTGATCCTGGAATTGCCAGTGAGGGGGAGATGGAGCTGCTCAAGAGAATAGATAGTATCTTTCTTGAATTCTAA
- the LOC115965322 gene encoding uncharacterized protein LOC115965322 isoform X9 yields the protein MLTVTLNWKMSSKSKKDSLRTGTWPSRLLLPLLHLILTLGRELKFHIEGRVITIFYFVSSLWTIPLLNNLVMDDMSCEPSCDDAVRGCGESHIDEKIACLIGLQIRSPFYQVETGLMALLKNCLELEAGNSTSILSGYVDHFHSIESEDVGWGCGWRNIQMLSSHLLMRRQEAREVLFGGSGFVPDIASLQRWLEIAWERGFDALGSEHFNRKIYGSRNWIGATECAALFRSFGLRARIVDFGPKELESLCLSVPGSSLGAQVSKINDRGKRKVVQVYGPMDKYILGRHYDTPLAGSRGDENSRYSSMQLGNNLGGGSGDNVLNKCARKNKGSEVLVHWVWNYFSDESLSKSGHHRVAVSEKPPLYFQHDGHSRTVVGVQVKHQQNGTQQFSFLILDPAHSCITLL from the exons ATGCTAACAGTCACTTTGAATTGGAAGATGAGcagcaaaagcaaaaaagaCTCGCTACGGACAGGGACTTGGCCCAGCAGATTGCTCTTGCCCCTTCTTCACCTCATTCTCACTCT GGGGAGAGAGTTGAAGTTTCACATCGAGGGAAGagtaattactattttttactTTGTAAGTTCTCTATGGACAATACCACTCTTG AATAATCTAGTGATGGATGACATGTCATGTGAGCCGAGCTGTGATGATGCCGTTAGGGGTTGTGGAGAATCACATATTGATGAAAAGATTGCTTGCTTGATTGGTTTGCAGATTAGGAGCCCTTTTTACCAAGTTGAAACTGGTTTGATGGCTTTGTTGAAAAACTGTTTGGAATTAGAAGCAGGAAATTCGACAAGTATTTTGTCAGGTTATGTCGATCATTTTCATAGCATTGAATCTGAGGATGTTGGGTGGGGTTGTGGGTGGCGTAACATTCAAATGCTTAGCTCTCACTTGCTTATGCGAAGACAAGAAGCAAGAGAGGTTTTGTTTGGTGGTTCAGGATTTGTTCCCGATATAGCATCGCTTCAGAGATGGCTTGAGATTGCTTGGGAAAGGGGTTTTGATGCACTTGGCTCTGAACATTTCAATCGCAAAATTTATGGTTCAAGAAATTGGATTGGAGCTACTGAATGTGCTGCTCTATTCCGTTCTTTTGGGCTTCGCGCAAGAATAGTCGATTTTGGTCCAAAAGAACTTGAATCGCTTTGTCTTTCTGTTCCTGGTTCAAGTCTTGGGGCACAggtatcaaaaataaatgacaGAGGCAAGAGGAAAGTAGTTCAGGTTTACGGACCGATGGATAAATACATTCTTGGGAGGCATTATGATACTCCCCTAGCAGGTTCCAGAGGGGATGAAAATTCTAGATATTCTAGTATGCAGCTTGGTAATAATTTAGGAGGTGGAAGTGGTGATAATGTTCTGAATAAATGTGCCAGAAAAAACAAGGGTTCGGAAGTTCTTGTTCATTGGGTGTGGAATTACTTTTCTGATGAGAGCTTAAGCAAATCTGGCCACCATCGTGTTGCTGTCAGTGAGAAACC ACCCTTGTATTTCCAACACGATGGACATTCAAGAACAGTTGTTGGAGTTCAAGTTAAACATCAACAGAATGGGACGCAGCAATTcagtttcttaattttggacCCTGCTCAT TCTTGCATCACGTTATTATAG